The window GATGCTGCTGTTCTTCTTCTGGCCGACGGCCGCGCGGTGGGTCCGCGTGCTGCTGGTCGCGTACCCGCTCGCGATGGCGTTCACCCTGGTCTACGGGGCTGAGCACTTCATCGTCGACGTCCTCGCCGGCTGGGCGTACGCGGCGGCGGTGGTCTACGGCGTGCGGTGGCTGCGCGCACGGCGCCGGGCCCGGCTGCTGGCGGTGGCCGTACCGGGGTAGCCGCGCCGCCCGGCCGGGTGCGGACCGCACCACCCCCGTACCCGGCCGGCAGCCGCCACCGGCAGACTGGGCGGGTGACCGAGACGCCCAGGAAGCCCACGCAGGACCAGCTGCTCGCCGCTCGCGACAGCACCATCGCGGACATCGCCGGCCCCGGGCTCCGGGTGCTGTTCTGCGGGATCAACCCCGGCCTCTGGTCGGGCGCCACCGGTCACCACTTCGCCCGGCCGGGCAACCGGTTCTGGCCCGCGCTGCACCGCTCCGGCTTCACCCCGCGCCAGTTCCGCCCGGACGAGCAGCGCGAGCTGCTCGACCTCGGCCTCGGCATCACCAACGTCGCCCCGCGCGCCACCGCCAAGGCGGACGAGCTCACCGCCGACGAACTGCGCGAGGGCGGGGCCGCGCTCGCCGCCCGCGTCCTGGCGCTGCGCCCGCGGGCGCTGGCCGTGCTCGGCATCGGCGCGTACCGGACGGCCTTCGGCCGGCGGACGGCGGCGGTCGGCCGGCAGCCGGAGGGCCTCGGGGAGACCGAGGTCTGGGTGCTGCCCAACCCGAGCGGGCTCAACGCGCACTACACGCTGGACGCGCTGGCGCGGGAGTTCCGGCGGCTGCGCGAGGCCGTGGAGTGACCGGGGCCGGGACCGCCGGAGGGCCGACGACCGGCCCGCGGGGGCGGTTCAGCGCGCGCCGAACCGCTCGTCGGTGGGTACCACCTCGCGCCCCAGCGGCATCAGCGAGATCGGGATCATCTTGAGGTTGGCCCAGCCGAACGGGATCCCGATGATCGACACGAACAGCGGGATGCTCGTCGCGATGTGCGCCAGCGCCAGCCACCAGCCCGCGAACACCAGCCAGATCACATTGCCCACGCAGGACGCCGCCCCGGCCTCCGGCCTCTCCACCGTCGTCCGGCCGAACGGCCAGATCACGAAACCGGCGATCCGGAACGAGGCGATGCCGAACGGGATCGTGACGATGAGGACGCAGCAGATGATGCCGGCGATGACGTAGCCGAGCGCCATCCAGATCCCGCAGAAGATCAGCCAGATGGCGTTCAGGACGAACTCGATCACCTTCATGGTGGGCACCCTCTCACGACGGACGGCCGACCCCTATGACGTGCCATGCCCGCTGTCCGC of the Kitasatospora sp. NBC_01246 genome contains:
- the mug gene encoding G/U mismatch-specific DNA glycosylase, translated to MTETPRKPTQDQLLAARDSTIADIAGPGLRVLFCGINPGLWSGATGHHFARPGNRFWPALHRSGFTPRQFRPDEQRELLDLGLGITNVAPRATAKADELTADELREGGAALAARVLALRPRALAVLGIGAYRTAFGRRTAAVGRQPEGLGETEVWVLPNPSGLNAHYTLDALAREFRRLREAVE
- a CDS encoding YccF domain-containing protein, with amino-acid sequence MKVIEFVLNAIWLIFCGIWMALGYVIAGIICCVLIVTIPFGIASFRIAGFVIWPFGRTTVERPEAGAASCVGNVIWLVFAGWWLALAHIATSIPLFVSIIGIPFGWANLKMIPISLMPLGREVVPTDERFGAR